One Rissa tridactyla isolate bRisTri1 chromosome 1, bRisTri1.patW.cur.20221130, whole genome shotgun sequence DNA segment encodes these proteins:
- the RHNO1 gene encoding RAD9, HUS1, RAD1-interacting nuclear orphan protein 1, translated as MPPKKKCTHKARKAELVFLERPREGPRHCYEIPLPSAENPRRVPTKPVDRNTSTAWVCPQFETTKSVVLKARQKKDCGPHKPQNQDTNHSSLHAGGACRRAVTCKFPPLTFENPEGHAVHQPDSPNRSRKSTQHTHSRPKKGTAAKANIQVNSPEKCGEMPLLPAPQSVEPEVFSPPGVDAPQVPSIRNWRSNSTLPQRSSHAWHPEKELAFDIDPCGRGESAAVLVTDTPEHEYGVKVTWRRRPHLMKYLQESGKLSAADILVKTNSELSRRQANIRPGWEQ; from the exons ATGCCTCCGAAGAAGAAATGTACCCACAAGGCCAGGAAGGCAGAGCTGGTATTCCTTGAGAGGCCGCGAGAGGGACCCAGACATTGCTATGAAATTCCGCTGCCTTCGGCCGAGAATCCAAGACGTGTTCCCACAAAACCCGTTGACCGGAACACCTCTACTGCCTGG GTGTGCCCACAATTCGAAACAACTAAGTCAGTGGTGTTGAAAGCACGCCAGAAGAAGGATTGTGGTCCTCACAAACCCCAGAATCAGGATACCAACCACAGTTCACTTCATGCAGGAGGAGCTTGTCGAAGAGCTGTAACCTGCAAATTTCCTCCTTTAACTTTTGAGAATCCAGAAGGACACGCAGTCCACCAACCAGACAGTCCAAATCGCTCAAGGAAGAGCACACAGCACACTCACAGCCGGCCCAAGAAAGGGACAGCAGCAAAAGCCAACATCCAGGTGAACAGTCCTGAGAAATGCGGAGAAATGCCTTTGTTACCTGCTCCCCAGTCTGTGGAGCCAGAAGTCTTTAGTCCACCAGGTGTAGATGCTCCACAGGTGCCTTCCATAAGGAACTGGAGAAGCAACAGCACTCTGCCACAAAGAAGCAGCCATGCCTGGCATCCAGAAAAAGAGCTGGCATTCGATATTGATCCCTGTGGGAGAGGGGAGTCAGCAGCAGTACTGGTTACAGATACTCCTGAGCACGAGTATGGGGTAAAGGTTACTTGGAGACGGCGGCCTCATCTAATGAAATATCTGCAGGAGAGCGGGAAGCTGAGTGCTGCCGACATACTGGTGAAGACAAACTCCGAGCTCTCTAGGAGACAGGCCAACATCCGACCTGGGTGGGAGCAGTAA